The stretch of DNA CTAGCAACGGTCTATCTGAGTGAAAACATCAATTGTGAATACATTGCAGGTCGTGGCGATTTTCATGTTCTCAGGAGCCTGTTCCTCCGCGAGCCTGACAATTTTCTTCATGTGGGATGTGCACTTCTGCGAGGCATACCCGCGGCTGGCCTGCCGGCAGTTTGCGCTTTCGGTCGTCCTGGCGTTCATCACGTGGTTGCTGCAAGCTGCATCTTCTTTCTCCGGGTTCTGGCTACTGGTTTCGCTCTTCTAGTGATCTCACGTGCTCATAATCGCCGTCACATCATGCTAATTGTCAGTCAGGAGTCAGGAGAGTTGGTTGAAATGTGCTCGGGACACTTGCTAGATTTCATCCCTTGTTGGATCGATGGATTGTCTGTTTGATAGTAGCTCATCTTTCTTCTAGGAGTTGGTTATGAGCGCCTTGTGGTGGAATAGTTACTACTTGATGATGTGGGATTCATTAATATTAAGAGTAGCATATATGGAGATAAGTCGCCATCGAAGGTACCCGAAAAATGCTCTGGTTAT from Triticum urartu cultivar G1812 chromosome 3, Tu2.1, whole genome shotgun sequence encodes:
- the LOC125545944 gene encoding CASP-like protein 5B3 isoform X2, whose translation is MERHGAAAVAVRLRRRLHLLHGLRLRLLQLQRLLIMWSLGLACKDIFALRNKKDLHTQDNLFIIVMVDWVVAIFMFSGACSSASLTIFFMWDVHFCEAYPRLACRQFALSVVLAFITWLLQAASSFSGFWLLVSLF